The following are encoded in a window of Panicum virgatum strain AP13 chromosome 5N, P.virgatum_v5, whole genome shotgun sequence genomic DNA:
- the LOC120675638 gene encoding caffeoylshikimate esterase-like, producing MVHPIAEADERSPFGRLTPDEFYARHGVTHTTSSFVNPRGLRIFTQRWTPRAASAVLGAVAVVHGFTGESSWMVQLTAVHLAAAGFAVAALDHQGHGFSEGLPGHIPDIAPVLDDCDAAFAAFRADYPPPLPCFLYGESLGGAIALLLHLRRKDLWRHGAVLNGAMCGVSPRFKPPWPLEHLLAAAAAVVPTWRVAFTRGNIPERSFKVDWKRRLALASPRRTTAPPRAATALELLRVCRELQARFEEVELPLLAVHGADDTVCDPACVEELCRRAGSTDKTLRVYPGMWHQIIGEPEENVEKVFDEINAWLKARAAAAGPQKQQQQ from the coding sequence atggtGCACCCGATCGCGGAGGCCGACGAGCGGAGCCCCTTCGGCCGCCTCACCCCGGACGAGTTCTACGCGCGCCACGGGGTGACccacaccacctcctccttcgtCAACCCGCGGGGCCTCCGCATCTTCACCCAGCGCTGGacgccccgcgccgcctccgccgtcctcGGCGCCGTAGCCGTCGTGCACGGCTTCACGGGCGAGTCCAGCTGGATGGTCCAGCTCACGGccgtccacctcgccgccgcgggcttCGCCGTCGCGGCGCTCGACCACCAGGGCCACGGCTTCTCCGAGGGCCTCCCGGGCCACATCCCCGACATCGCGCCCGTCCTCGACGACTGCGACGCCGCCTTCGCGGCCTTCCGCGCCGACTACCCGCCCCCGCTCCCCTGCTTCCTCTACGGGGAGTCCCTCGGCGGCGCCATCGCGCTGCtgctccacctccgccgcaAGGACCTCTGGCGCCACGGCGCCGTCCTCAACGGCGCCATGTGCGGGGTCAGCCCGCGCTTCAAGCCGCCCTGGCCGCTCGagcacctcctcgccgccgccgccgccgtcgtgccaaCCTGGCGCGTCGCCTTCACGCGCGGCAACATCCCCGAGCGCTCCTTCAAGGTGGACTGGAAGCGCCGCCTcgcgctcgcctcgccgcgccgcaccacggccccgccccgcgccgccacggCGCTCGAGCTCCTCCGCGTCTGCCGGGAGCTGCAGGCGCGCTTCGAGGAGGTCGAGCTGCCGCTCCTCGCCGTGCACGGCGCCGACGACACCGTCTGCGACCCGGCCTGCGTCGAGGAGCTCTGCAGGCGCGCGGGCAGCACGGACAAGACGCTCCGCGTCTACCCCGGGATGTGGCACCAGATCATCGGCGAGCCCGAGGAGAACGTCGAGAAGGTGTTCGACGAAATCAACGCGTGGCTCaaggcgcgcgccgccgccgccggcccgcaaaagcagcagcagcagtag
- the LOC120676960 gene encoding formin-like protein 18, with translation MANWSPNMQSYFDLLNADPERSTTHTPGTNASEEEFDYSPLHRRSETAPPSQPRALFPPAPGAFIGAPPPYPYPSYPYPPYPYPPAPATSRVAPPPYPYPAPTTDAPPPYPYPPYPYPPYPYPPPPTFTTSAPHGHAGGAASAGSENEGGGTTAPCRPAIPKKRNEWTPADEEKLVNAWLMHSVDCVDGNSKSGPTFWGQISDTYNATTDPLRHRTAKQLKDHWSMYNARVSLFNAIYNQEVSKRQSGADDDMVMDEAKARYARRAGHEFKLFHWWEAVRHQPKWSVKHGGGPNIDVSKRSRLGTSGEYSSGSRETDEEVNRPPGRDRSKAAARKGKGKVGSSSHTSTDSAEMGEKLEDLCKITHEYAQAKLWKQWNILSSRSTDGMTDAQKKVHDRALKRLQQQLHLNDDDE, from the exons ATGGCAAACTGGAGTCCAAATATGCAGTCATACTTCGACCTGCTCAACGCCGACCCCGAGCGTTCGACTACCCATACGCCGGGTACCAATGCTTCCGAGGAGGAGTTCGACTACTCGCCGCTCCATCGCCGCTCGGAGACTGCTCCACCCTCGCAACCCCGAGCGCTGTTTCCTCCAGCTCCCGGGGCTTTCATAGGTGCTCCTCCGCCGTATCCGTACCCATCGTATCCCTACCCACCGTACCCGTATCCTCCAGCTCCCGCCACTTCCAGAGTCGCTCCCCCACCGTATCCATATCCTGCTCCCACGACCGATGCTCCTCCGCCATATCCCTACCCTCCATATCCGTACCCTCCATATCCCTACCCTCCGCCTCCCACATTCACGACATCTGCTCCTCACGGTCATGCTGGAGGTGCTGCCTCCGCTGGCTCGGAGAATGAAGGCGGGGGTACGACCGCACCATGTCGTCCAGCCATTCCCAAAAAGAGGAATGAGTGGACGCCCGCAGACGAGGAGAAACTG GTTAATGCTTGGTTGATGCACTCGGTCGATTGCGTGGACGGAAACAGCAAGAGCGGCCCAACCTTTTGGGGCCAAATAAGCGACACCTACAACGCCACCACTGACCCACTCCGACACCGCACCGCCAAGCAACTGAAGGATCATTGGTCCATGTACAATGCACGGGTCTCCTTGTTCAATGCAATATACAACCAAGAAGTGTCGAAGCGGCAAAGTGGAGCCGACGACGACATGGTGATGGACGAAGCCAAAGCAAGGTATGCACGAAGGGCTGGCCATGAGTTTAAGCTTTTTCATTGGTGGGAAGCTGTCCGTCACCAGCCGAAATGGTCAGTGAAGCATGGTGGTGGGCCGAATATAGACGTGTCGAAGAGATCACgtctcggaacttccggtgagtATAGCTCCGGCTCTCGGGAGACCGACGAGGAGGTGAACCGTCCCCCGGGTCGTGATAGATCGAAGGCGGCTGCGCGGAAGGGTAAGGGGAAGGTAGGCTCAAGCAGCCATACTTCTACTGATTCCGCAGAGATGGGCGAAAAGTTGGAAGATCTTTGCAAGATCACCCACGAGTACGCTCAAGCAAAACTGTGGAAGCAGTGGAACATACTCAGTTCACGCTCGACGGACGGTATGACGGATGCTCAGAAGAAGGTTCATGACCGAGCGTTAAAACGTCTGCAACAACAGCTTCACctcaacgacgacgacgagtag